In Thermodesulfobacteriota bacterium, the following proteins share a genomic window:
- the cas6 gene encoding CRISPR system precrRNA processing endoribonuclease RAMP protein Cas6, whose translation MPIAIDHEVYRFRLQCLEPMRLPPYKGSALRGVFGHAFKAVVCALRRERCPSCLVRASCTYQRVFESRVAPGEGPRQGVDAAPHPYVLGVPLDGRTEYGEGDEVAVTLTLLGPALGILPYLVYAFQEVGRRGLTPARKPLALAAVEALGEGGWQTVYAQESGSLLEARVAAAPPAIPHLSRGAAVILETPLRLQERGELVRDPGFGALFLAARRRLGLLARYYGGGEPPFDRGLLDASRAVPTTRSELRWHDWTRYSNRQQTKMQLGGVVGTLVFEADLTPFAPWLAWAERLHLGKATSFGLGKLRLIPLGAGGTL comes from the coding sequence ATGCCCATCGCCATCGACCACGAGGTCTACCGCTTCCGCTTGCAGTGCCTGGAGCCCATGCGGCTTCCCCCCTACAAGGGGTCGGCGCTGCGGGGGGTGTTCGGACACGCGTTCAAGGCGGTGGTGTGCGCCCTGCGCCGCGAGCGGTGCCCCAGCTGCCTCGTGCGGGCCTCGTGCACCTACCAGCGGGTGTTCGAGAGCCGGGTTGCCCCAGGCGAAGGCCCTCGCCAGGGCGTCGACGCGGCGCCCCACCCCTACGTCCTCGGGGTTCCCCTCGACGGCCGCACCGAGTACGGCGAGGGGGACGAGGTGGCCGTCACCCTCACCCTGCTCGGGCCCGCGCTCGGCATCCTCCCTTACCTCGTCTACGCCTTCCAGGAAGTCGGGCGCCGGGGCCTGACCCCGGCGCGAAAGCCGCTCGCACTGGCGGCCGTGGAGGCCCTGGGAGAAGGGGGCTGGCAAACGGTCTACGCCCAGGAGAGCGGGAGCCTCCTCGAGGCCCGGGTGGCCGCTGCGCCCCCCGCGATCCCCCACCTCTCCCGGGGCGCGGCGGTCATTCTCGAGACCCCCTTGCGCCTCCAGGAGCGCGGCGAACTGGTGCGCGACCCCGGCTTCGGGGCGCTCTTTCTGGCCGCCCGGCGGCGCCTGGGGCTCCTGGCCAGGTACTACGGCGGGGGCGAGCCGCCCTTCGACCGGGGCCTCTTGGACGCGAGCCGGGCGGTGCCCACAACCCGCTCCGAGCTTCGCTGGCACGACTGGACCCGTTACTCCAACCGCCAGCAGACGAAGATGCAGCTCGGGGGCGTCGTCGGAACCCTCGTATTCGAGGCCGACCTCACCCCGTTTGCCCCCTGGCTCGCCTGGGCCGAGCGGCTCCACCTGGGCAAGGCCACGAGCTTCGGGCTGGGGAAGCTCCGGCTCATCCCCCTGGGCGCCGGAGGCACCCTGTGA